From Halobacterium sp. R2-5, the proteins below share one genomic window:
- a CDS encoding AMP-binding protein: MDTLDEVDEVVHRPSEEFVESTNVWQFMQAYDIGDYDELVERTTSDLDWFWGELPDYLGLEFYEGFDEVRDERGVRRAPEGASGAAASRDGPQFTEWYPGAELNVAHNTVDRHARVDSGTRNHVACIWEGEDGEVRQQTYHDLHRQANRVANALTERGVGEGDTVALYMPMVPEVQSILYGVFKVGAVAVPIFSGFGVDATATRIADAECSVLFTGDGFYRRGDEITLKETADEAVEQAGHVEHTIVYDRLGADIPWDDDRDEWWSDAVATRDDGFETRAMDASDPCMLLYSSGTTGKPKGIVHTHAGTLVQPAKEIHFGFDRKPGDRFFWVSDIGWMMGPWTLVGNHAFGGTIVMYEGAPDHPEPDRFWEMIDRHGVTQFGISPTAIRALRKYGDDWLEGHDLSSLRLLGSTGEPWDPESWLWFYEHVGGGEAPIINISGGTEVFGCFLMPMPIQSLKPCTLGGPGLGMDIDVVDEDGNSVRDEHERGYLVARSSNPAMTKSLWSGDERYLAEYWSRFEDVWNHGDWAQVDEDGFWFLHGRADDAINVAGRKVGPAEVEGALIDHDAVNQAAAVGVPDDTTGEAVVAYVILEDGVSPSEDLRAGLREQVGAELGKPFRPREVLFVDEFPKTQSGKIVRRAIEGAYTGEDVGDRSSIENPEAIEALGDAR; the protein is encoded by the coding sequence ATGGACACCCTCGACGAAGTCGACGAAGTCGTTCACAGGCCCTCCGAGGAGTTCGTCGAGTCCACGAACGTCTGGCAGTTCATGCAGGCGTACGACATCGGCGACTACGACGAGCTCGTCGAGCGCACCACCTCGGACCTCGACTGGTTCTGGGGCGAGCTCCCCGACTACCTCGGCCTGGAGTTCTACGAGGGCTTCGACGAGGTTCGGGACGAGCGCGGGGTGCGACGCGCCCCGGAAGGAGCGAGCGGCGCAGCCGCGAGCCGCGACGGCCCGCAGTTCACGGAGTGGTACCCGGGCGCGGAGCTCAACGTCGCGCACAACACCGTCGACCGTCACGCGCGCGTCGACTCCGGGACGCGGAACCACGTCGCCTGCATCTGGGAGGGCGAGGACGGCGAGGTCCGCCAGCAGACCTACCACGACCTCCACCGGCAGGCCAACAGGGTCGCGAACGCGCTGACCGAGCGCGGCGTCGGCGAGGGCGACACGGTCGCCCTCTACATGCCGATGGTGCCCGAGGTCCAGAGCATCCTCTACGGCGTCTTCAAGGTCGGCGCCGTCGCCGTCCCCATCTTCTCGGGGTTCGGCGTCGACGCCACCGCCACCCGCATCGCGGACGCCGAGTGCTCGGTGCTGTTCACGGGCGACGGCTTCTACCGCCGCGGCGACGAAATCACGCTCAAGGAGACCGCCGACGAGGCCGTCGAGCAGGCCGGCCACGTCGAGCACACCATCGTCTACGATAGACTAGGGGCGGATATCCCGTGGGACGACGACCGTGACGAATGGTGGAGTGACGCCGTCGCGACGCGGGACGACGGCTTCGAGACGCGCGCGATGGACGCCAGCGACCCCTGCATGCTCCTCTATTCGTCGGGGACGACGGGGAAGCCGAAGGGAATCGTGCACACGCACGCCGGCACGCTCGTCCAGCCCGCCAAAGAGATCCACTTCGGGTTCGACCGGAAGCCCGGCGACCGCTTCTTCTGGGTGAGCGACATCGGCTGGATGATGGGGCCGTGGACGCTCGTCGGCAACCACGCGTTCGGCGGCACCATCGTGATGTACGAGGGCGCGCCCGACCACCCCGAACCCGATCGCTTCTGGGAGATGATCGACCGCCACGGCGTCACCCAGTTCGGCATCTCCCCGACCGCGATTCGCGCGCTCCGGAAATATGGAGACGACTGGCTCGAGGGCCACGACCTCTCCAGCCTGCGCCTGCTCGGCTCCACGGGCGAGCCGTGGGACCCCGAGAGCTGGCTGTGGTTCTACGAGCACGTCGGCGGCGGCGAAGCTCCGATCATCAACATCTCCGGGGGCACCGAGGTGTTCGGCTGCTTCCTGATGCCGATGCCCATCCAGTCGCTGAAGCCCTGTACCCTGGGCGGTCCCGGCCTCGGCATGGACATCGACGTCGTCGACGAGGACGGCAACTCCGTCAGGGACGAACACGAGCGCGGCTACCTCGTCGCGCGCTCCTCGAACCCCGCGATGACCAAGAGCCTCTGGAGCGGCGACGAGCGCTACCTCGCGGAGTACTGGTCGCGCTTCGAGGACGTCTGGAACCACGGCGACTGGGCGCAGGTCGACGAGGACGGCTTCTGGTTCCTGCACGGCCGCGCGGACGACGCTATCAACGTCGCCGGGCGGAAGGTCGGCCCCGCCGAGGTGGAGGGCGCGCTCATCGACCACGACGCCGTCAATCAGGCCGCCGCGGTCGGCGTCCCCGACGACACCACCGGGGAGGCCGTCGTCGCGTACGTGATTCTGGAGGACGGCGTCAGCCCGAGCGAGGACCTCCGCGCCGGCCTCCGCGAGCAGGTCGGCGCCGAACTCGGGAAGCCGTTCCGCCCGCGCGAGGTGTTGTTCGTCGACGAGTTCCCGAAGACGCAGTCCGGGAAGATCGTCCGCCGCGCCATCGAAGGCGCGTACACGGGCGAGGACGTCGGCGACCGCTCCAGCATCGAGAACCCCGAAGCCATCGAGGCGCTCGGGGACGCGCGGTAG
- a CDS encoding GNAT family protein produces MPGPVVTEGDRVVFRTVERDDAEFLQRASTDPRIRYSLGSIHHRSSAQQEEGIEEWIESERTATFVACVEGAAATAAEQSSSEGRSPSDRSSGPSPREDGDEPRDEEDAPRGSPDDGETTPIGSFNARNVGSDRVWLSYWLLPDYHGEGYGRDMAETGIDYVFENFDVHGITAGAYEFNDASRGLLEAMGFTQVARRRESRYIDGDYYDEVRYDLLRREWE; encoded by the coding sequence ATGCCCGGGCCAGTCGTCACGGAGGGCGACCGCGTCGTCTTCCGCACGGTCGAGCGCGACGACGCCGAGTTCCTCCAGCGGGCCTCGACGGACCCCCGAATCCGGTACTCGCTGGGCTCGATTCACCACCGCTCGAGCGCCCAGCAGGAGGAGGGAATCGAGGAGTGGATCGAGAGCGAGCGCACCGCGACGTTCGTCGCGTGCGTTGAAGGCGCGGCGGCGACCGCCGCGGAACAGTCGAGCAGCGAGGGACGGAGTCCCTCGGACCGTTCGAGCGGGCCGAGCCCGCGAGAAGACGGCGACGAGCCGCGAGACGAGGAGGACGCCCCGCGGGGCAGTCCCGACGACGGGGAGACGACGCCCATCGGGAGCTTCAACGCGCGGAACGTCGGCAGCGACCGCGTGTGGCTGTCGTACTGGCTGCTCCCCGACTACCACGGTGAGGGGTACGGCCGCGACATGGCGGAGACGGGCATCGACTACGTCTTCGAGAACTTCGACGTCCACGGCATCACCGCGGGCGCCTACGAGTTCAACGACGCCTCCCGCGGGCTGCTGGAGGCGATGGGGTTCACGCAGGTCGCGCGCCGCCGCGAGTCGCGGTACATCGACGGCGACTACTACGACGAGGTGCGCTACGACCTGCTGCGCCGCGAGTGGGAGTGA
- a CDS encoding GNAT family protein — translation MPGPVLEVGDDLVLRTVERDDAAFLQRLFTDPYARTSLHEQTPKSEAEVEEFVEEELEDDSNAAYLACVDDEDTPYGHPEDDETTPVAFVYAHHVDRDRPRLLLWTPEEHRGDGHGAPALELALKGLFRTYDAHTVGAEVLEGNDYVREAFEAVGFTNEGRDRERRFVNGEYRDGIQYGLLREEWEE, via the coding sequence ATGCCCGGCCCCGTCCTGGAGGTCGGCGACGACCTCGTGCTGCGGACCGTCGAGCGCGACGACGCGGCGTTCCTCCAGCGGCTGTTCACGGACCCCTACGCGCGGACGAGCCTCCACGAGCAGACGCCGAAGAGCGAGGCGGAAGTCGAGGAGTTCGTCGAGGAAGAACTCGAGGATGACTCGAACGCCGCCTACCTCGCGTGCGTCGACGACGAGGACACGCCCTACGGCCATCCCGAGGACGACGAGACGACGCCGGTGGCGTTCGTGTACGCCCACCACGTCGACCGCGACCGCCCGCGGCTCCTACTGTGGACTCCCGAGGAGCACCGCGGCGACGGCCACGGCGCGCCCGCGCTCGAACTCGCGCTGAAGGGACTGTTCCGGACGTACGACGCCCACACGGTCGGCGCCGAGGTGCTGGAGGGCAACGACTACGTCCGCGAGGCGTTCGAGGCGGTCGGGTTCACGAACGAGGGCCGCGACCGCGAGCGCCGGTTCGTGAACGGCGAGTACCGCGACGGCATCCAGTACGGCTTGCTCCGCGAGGAGTGGGAGGAATAA
- a CDS encoding long-chain fatty acid--CoA ligase, translated as METVADVVASLDDPDRPVLRAGRVHDAREFRSRAYKTGNALRHRGVREGAGVAILDVPAPAALHTFFGAALLGATVEFGPDRVVEARVLAGPTAELGEYDLPPGGQRVGWGEPPADPSWMYFERDVWSENPTFPEPTVTAETELLAGVAHGDAVAAAERVAETYDENDRVALRAPLADPGTVVAGVLAPLLAGASILLPSAGGAGTVAVAADEAPEDRVVSPGSVDL; from the coding sequence ATGGAGACTGTCGCCGACGTCGTCGCGAGTCTCGACGACCCGGACCGGCCGGTCCTTCGCGCCGGCCGCGTCCACGACGCCCGCGAGTTCCGGTCGCGGGCGTACAAGACGGGGAACGCGCTGCGCCACCGCGGCGTCCGCGAGGGCGCCGGGGTCGCGATTCTCGACGTGCCCGCGCCGGCAGCGCTGCACACGTTCTTCGGCGCGGCGCTGCTCGGCGCGACCGTGGAGTTCGGGCCGGACCGCGTCGTCGAGGCGCGAGTGCTCGCGGGGCCGACCGCGGAGCTCGGCGAGTACGACCTGCCGCCGGGCGGCCAGCGCGTCGGCTGGGGGGAGCCGCCCGCGGACCCGTCGTGGATGTACTTCGAGCGCGACGTCTGGAGCGAGAATCCGACGTTCCCGGAGCCGACGGTGACCGCCGAGACGGAACTGCTCGCGGGAGTGGCGCACGGCGACGCGGTCGCAGCGGCGGAGCGGGTCGCCGAGACGTACGACGAGAACGACCGGGTCGCCCTGCGTGCGCCGCTCGCCGACCCGGGCACCGTCGTCGCGGGCGTGCTCGCGCCGCTGCTCGCCGGCGCGTCGATTCTGCTCCCGTCCGCCGGCGGGGCGGGAACGGTCGCGGTCGCGGCGGACGAGGCGCCCGAGGACCGGGTCGTATCGCCCGGCAGCGTCGACCTGTAG
- a CDS encoding phytoene/squalene synthase family protein, with the protein MVGGHTEHPQPAADERAWCHDAVQDVSRTFALTVDALEEPMATRICVGYLLCRVADTVEDATSIPPDEQAALLRTYDRVLDPDGETTAEEFRAAVDPHLPEDPNADWTVVAEAARVLRAFESLDADAQDAIRPTVREMTTGMASFVERYADDGGLRIQSVEELEEYCWYVAGTVGELVTELLAADAGREDAATMREHARSFALLLQLVNVAKDVRPDYHEENNVYLPASWLDEAGVDPESVADPSNAEGVGNVVERVVDRARGYADGAQRWLEAMPTTRGNTVAAWTVPYLLAVGTMRELRDRPEDVVADGDVKVSRAEVHAVLTRVTGDFDRSALGRLRERISTRPLA; encoded by the coding sequence ATGGTCGGAGGCCACACCGAGCACCCCCAGCCCGCGGCCGACGAGCGCGCGTGGTGTCACGACGCCGTGCAGGACGTCTCCCGCACGTTCGCGTTGACAGTCGACGCGCTCGAGGAGCCGATGGCGACCCGAATCTGCGTCGGCTACCTGCTGTGCCGGGTGGCCGACACGGTCGAGGACGCCACGTCGATACCGCCGGACGAGCAGGCCGCGCTCCTGCGGACGTACGACCGCGTGCTGGACCCAGACGGCGAGACGACCGCCGAGGAGTTCCGCGCTGCCGTCGACCCCCATCTGCCCGAGGACCCGAACGCAGACTGGACGGTCGTCGCGGAGGCGGCGCGCGTGCTGCGGGCGTTCGAGAGCCTCGACGCGGACGCGCAGGACGCGATTCGCCCGACCGTCCGCGAGATGACGACGGGGATGGCGTCGTTCGTGGAGCGGTACGCCGACGACGGCGGGCTCCGCATCCAGTCCGTCGAGGAGCTGGAAGAGTACTGCTGGTACGTCGCTGGGACCGTCGGCGAGCTCGTCACGGAGCTGCTGGCGGCGGACGCCGGTCGCGAGGACGCGGCGACGATGCGCGAGCACGCGCGGTCGTTCGCGCTGCTCCTCCAGCTCGTGAACGTCGCGAAAGACGTGCGCCCGGACTACCACGAGGAGAACAACGTCTACCTGCCGGCGTCGTGGTTAGACGAGGCGGGCGTCGACCCCGAGTCAGTCGCGGACCCGTCGAACGCGGAGGGCGTGGGGAACGTCGTCGAGCGCGTCGTCGACCGCGCGCGGGGGTACGCCGACGGCGCGCAGCGGTGGCTGGAGGCGATGCCGACGACCCGCGGGAACACGGTGGCGGCGTGGACGGTCCCGTACCTGCTGGCGGTCGGGACGATGCGGGAGCTCCGCGACCGGCCGGAGGACGTCGTCGCGGACGGCGACGTGAAGGTCTCGCGGGCGGAGGTCCACGCGGTGTTGACCCGCGTCACGGGGGACTTCGACCGGTCGGCGCTCGGGCGGCTGCGCGAACGCATCTCGACCCGGCCGCTGGCCTGA
- a CDS encoding acyl-CoA dehydrogenase: protein MDFSLSDEQRQIEEMVAEFVDEEVIPRASEIDREDEFPRDLVDEMSDLGLMGMPFPEAYDGAGLDYHSYAIALEEISRGSGGLGTIVAAHTSLAGNMLYQYGDDDQKSEYLAAMNRGDDVGAFALSEAGAGSDVPSMETTAERDGDEYVVNGGKLWISNGSVADTVTLFAKTDPDAGHQGISSFVVRPEEDDGFHVEGTEDKLGDKGCPTAELRFDDMRVPEDRLLGEEGDGFRHALETLNGGRITIAARSIGLARAALDDSLEYAQAREQFDQPISDFQAIQHKLADMDTKIQSAELLMHRAADKKMRGEDFIKDAAQAKLYASEISREVTNEGIQIHGGYGYTKDFAVERYYRDAKLNEIYEGTSEVLRNTIAQRLLK, encoded by the coding sequence ATGGACTTCAGCCTCAGCGACGAGCAGCGCCAGATCGAGGAGATGGTCGCGGAGTTCGTCGACGAGGAAGTGATTCCGCGCGCGTCCGAGATCGACCGCGAGGACGAGTTCCCGCGGGACCTCGTCGACGAGATGAGCGACCTCGGCCTGATGGGGATGCCGTTCCCCGAGGCGTACGACGGCGCGGGACTGGACTATCACTCGTACGCCATCGCGCTCGAAGAGATCTCGCGCGGGAGCGGCGGGCTCGGGACGATCGTCGCGGCGCACACGAGCCTCGCGGGGAACATGCTCTACCAGTACGGCGACGACGACCAGAAGTCCGAGTACCTCGCGGCGATGAATCGCGGCGACGACGTCGGCGCGTTCGCGCTCTCGGAGGCCGGCGCCGGCTCGGACGTCCCGTCGATGGAGACTACTGCCGAACGGGACGGCGACGAGTACGTCGTGAACGGCGGGAAGCTCTGGATTTCGAACGGCAGCGTCGCGGACACGGTGACGCTGTTCGCGAAGACCGACCCCGACGCCGGCCACCAGGGCATCTCCTCGTTCGTCGTCCGCCCGGAGGAGGACGACGGCTTCCACGTCGAGGGCACGGAGGACAAACTCGGCGACAAGGGCTGTCCGACCGCGGAACTCCGCTTCGACGACATGCGCGTCCCCGAGGACCGGCTGCTCGGCGAGGAAGGCGACGGCTTCCGGCACGCGCTCGAAACGCTCAACGGCGGTCGCATCACCATCGCCGCGCGCTCCATCGGCCTCGCGCGCGCCGCCCTCGACGACAGCCTGGAGTACGCGCAGGCCCGCGAGCAGTTCGACCAGCCAATCAGCGACTTCCAGGCGATTCAGCACAAGCTCGCGGACATGGACACGAAGATCCAGTCCGCGGAGCTGCTGATGCACCGCGCCGCGGACAAGAAGATGCGCGGCGAGGACTTCATCAAGGACGCCGCGCAGGCCAAACTCTACGCCTCCGAGATCTCCCGAGAGGTCACCAACGAGGGCATCCAGATTCACGGCGGCTACGGCTACACGAAGGACTTCGCCGTCGAGCGCTACTACCGGGACGCGAAGCTCAACGAGATCTACGAGGGCACCAGCGAAGTGCTCCGGAACACGATTGCTCAGCGGCTCCTGAAGTAG
- a CDS encoding DUF418 domain-containing protein, with the protein MSSESGPTPPSERIVGLDALRGFALLGILVINIRLFSMPEIVLLNPTAYGDFSGANYWAWFAGHVLVEQKFITLFTMLFGAGVVLFTRTRDRDEIGTLSLHFRRAGWLVVFGLAHAYLLWYGDILFAYGVTAFWVVFARDESPRWLVGVGLGLLAVPSATEVWAALFADLSSFAQTWQPAEAALRAEVATYRGGWLEQMDHRVSSSFRRQTSGYLGATGWRVGGSMLIGMALYDWGVLTNDRSPRFYRRLVVAGGVLGLAPTLAGVWYIQANDWAPAAGLLWQQFFYWGAIPLALAYVGLVMLYAQWRPAGVLTRTLAAVGRTAFSNYILQSVLATTIFYGHGLGLFGRVSRAEALGVVAAIWVVQVVLSVLWLRRYRYGPMEWLWRTLTYGERQPLRLRNGDEQ; encoded by the coding sequence GTGAGCTCCGAGAGCGGGCCGACGCCGCCGTCCGAGCGCATCGTCGGCCTCGACGCGCTCCGCGGGTTCGCCCTGCTCGGCATCCTGGTCATCAACATCCGGCTGTTCTCGATGCCCGAGATCGTGCTGCTGAACCCGACGGCGTACGGCGACTTCTCGGGCGCGAACTACTGGGCGTGGTTCGCCGGCCACGTCCTCGTCGAGCAGAAGTTCATCACGCTGTTCACGATGCTGTTCGGCGCCGGCGTCGTCCTCTTCACCCGCACCCGCGACCGCGACGAAATCGGGACGCTCAGCCTGCACTTCCGGCGCGCGGGCTGGCTCGTCGTCTTCGGGCTCGCGCACGCCTACCTGCTGTGGTACGGCGATATCCTGTTCGCGTACGGCGTCACCGCGTTCTGGGTCGTGTTCGCGCGCGACGAGTCCCCGCGCTGGCTCGTCGGCGTCGGTCTCGGCCTGCTCGCGGTCCCCTCGGCCACGGAGGTGTGGGCCGCGCTGTTCGCGGACCTCTCGTCGTTCGCGCAGACGTGGCAGCCCGCGGAGGCCGCGCTCCGCGCGGAGGTGGCGACCTACCGCGGCGGCTGGCTCGAACAGATGGACCACCGCGTCTCGTCGTCGTTCCGCCGCCAGACTTCCGGCTACCTCGGGGCCACGGGCTGGCGCGTCGGCGGGTCGATGCTCATTGGGATGGCGTTGTACGACTGGGGCGTGCTGACGAACGACCGCTCGCCGCGGTTCTACCGCCGGCTCGTCGTCGCCGGCGGCGTGCTCGGCCTCGCACCGACGCTCGCCGGCGTCTGGTACATCCAGGCGAACGACTGGGCGCCGGCCGCGGGCCTGCTCTGGCAGCAGTTCTTCTACTGGGGGGCCATCCCGCTCGCGCTCGCGTACGTCGGCCTCGTGATGCTGTACGCCCAGTGGCGCCCCGCTGGCGTCCTGACTCGCACGCTGGCCGCCGTCGGCCGCACCGCGTTCAGCAACTACATCCTCCAGAGCGTGCTCGCCACCACCATCTTCTACGGCCACGGCCTCGGTCTGTTCGGGCGCGTGAGTCGTGCGGAGGCGCTCGGCGTCGTCGCCGCCATCTGGGTCGTGCAGGTCGTGCTCTCCGTGCTCTGGCTGCGGCGCTACCGCTACGGCCCGATGGAGTGGCTCTGGCGCACGCTCACGTACGGCGAGCGCCAGCCGCTCAGACTGCGAAACGGGGACGAGCAGTAA
- a CDS encoding AzlD domain-containing protein, whose translation MRIEALRLDPAVVGVILAMAAVTYAAKAGGFWLLGHVDLSERAEAGIDVLPGAVVVAFVTPALADGGLPEWVAAAATLAVARKTGNLLVSLAVGVGVVAAARSVL comes from the coding sequence ATGAGGATTGAAGCGCTCCGGCTCGACCCCGCCGTCGTCGGTGTGATTCTCGCGATGGCCGCGGTGACGTACGCGGCGAAGGCGGGCGGCTTCTGGCTGCTCGGCCACGTCGACCTCTCCGAGCGCGCGGAAGCCGGCATCGACGTGCTCCCGGGCGCGGTCGTCGTCGCGTTCGTCACGCCCGCGCTCGCCGACGGCGGGCTCCCCGAGTGGGTCGCCGCCGCCGCGACGCTCGCCGTCGCGCGCAAGACCGGGAACCTCCTCGTGTCGCTGGCGGTCGGCGTCGGCGTCGTCGCCGCGGCGCGGAGCGTCCTGTAG
- a CDS encoding AzlC family ABC transporter permease, producing the protein MAEAEPAAERRERDADDDVQSVEFTAAGFREGFVTGFPVAVGVAGYGVVFGVVARRAGLSVAEAAVMSATVVAGAAQLVAVELWADPIPVVAVVSTTLLVNLRYVLMGAALRPWLGQLDPLEAYGSVFFFADENWALSIGALRSGSRNGAFLFGSGVVLWLLWIASTAVGATAGDLVGDPATYGLDFVATALFLTLAAGFWGGKESLRPWVAAAAAALATNAVVPGEWYILVGALAGAAAEVVTYED; encoded by the coding sequence TTGGCTGAAGCCGAACCGGCCGCCGAGCGCCGCGAACGGGACGCAGACGATGACGTCCAGTCCGTGGAGTTCACCGCCGCGGGGTTCCGCGAGGGGTTCGTCACGGGGTTCCCGGTCGCCGTCGGCGTCGCGGGCTACGGCGTCGTCTTCGGCGTGGTCGCGCGCCGCGCGGGCCTGAGCGTCGCGGAGGCCGCGGTGATGAGCGCGACCGTCGTCGCGGGCGCCGCCCAGCTCGTCGCGGTCGAACTGTGGGCGGACCCGATTCCGGTGGTCGCGGTCGTCTCGACGACGCTGCTCGTGAACCTCCGGTACGTGCTGATGGGCGCGGCGCTGCGGCCGTGGCTCGGCCAGCTCGACCCGCTGGAGGCGTACGGGAGCGTGTTCTTCTTCGCGGACGAGAACTGGGCGCTGTCCATCGGCGCGCTGCGGTCGGGGAGCCGCAACGGCGCGTTCCTGTTCGGCAGCGGCGTCGTCCTCTGGCTGCTGTGGATCGCCTCCACGGCCGTCGGTGCGACCGCGGGGGACCTCGTCGGCGACCCCGCGACGTACGGGCTCGACTTCGTCGCGACCGCGCTGTTCCTCACGCTCGCCGCGGGCTTCTGGGGGGGCAAAGAGTCGCTGCGCCCGTGGGTCGCCGCGGCCGCCGCTGCGCTCGCGACGAACGCCGTCGTGCCCGGCGAGTGGTACATCCTCGTCGGCGCGCTCGCCGGCGCCGCGGCGGAGGTGGTGACCTATGAGGATTGA